Below is a window of Armatimonadota bacterium DNA.
ACGGGCGCACAGCCTCTTCCTCAGGGATACTGAAGGTGAGGGGCTGTTCATGGTGGAATTAGACTCTGCGAAAAAAGGCGGGACGGTGGATGCCGGGCGAATAAGTCCAAAGCGTCGTCCGAAATATTGGCTTTGGCTGGCGATGATTGCGTCGATCGGCATAGCAGGGTGGTTTCTCGTTGACGGTCTCAACCGTTCGGTAGAAGTCTCGGCGGCGACCGCACAAGAAAAGCCGATAACCGGTTCCTTTACTGCCGAAGCTTTCGTGAGGGCGAAAACCTACAGTGTCGTGCCCGAGGTATCGGCTCGGGTCGGACGAATTTTGGTGTCTGAAGGGCAGCAAGTTCGAAAAGGCGAGGTCGTCGCCGAACTCGATAAATCGGATGTCGACGAAGAAATCGCCAAAGCTGAAGCGGCCCGGGCGTCGGCACAATCCCAGGTTCGACAAGCCACAGCGGAGTGGAAACTCGCCGACAGGGAATCCAAGGCGGCAATCGAGTCTGCTCAGGCCCGAGTCCATCAGGCAGAGACAGGACTACGGCGAGCCAAAGTCGGCGCTTTGCCGGAAGAAATCTCGCAAGCTAAGCATCGAGTCGAAGCGGCTCAGGTTGCCGTTGACGACGCCGAAAAAGCCTATCATCGGGCTTCGATACTTTATAAGCAAGGTGCCGTGGCCAAGGCCGTCTTCGATTCCGCGGAAGCTCGTTTGAAGGCAAGCCAATCGCAATTGGCCGAGGTTAAGGATGGTCTGATGCTGTTGGAACGTGGGCCCCGAAGTGAAGACATTGACATCGCCGAAGCAGGACTAAAAAGTGCGCAGGCCGAGCTAAAGTCGGTGGTGCAGTCGGCGGGACAAGTGTCGATACGGCACGATGCTGTTGACGCGGCGAACGCTCAATTGAGGCAAGTGGAGGCCGACCTAGCTCGGGTAAGACTTGCTCGGGGCAAGCTGACTCTGTATTCCCCGGCGACCGGAACCGTTACTCGCCGAAACCTGGAACCCGGCATGATGGCAGCGGCTGGGCAAGCCGTCGCGACCGTATCGACCCGCGAGGACATCCACATCGAAGCCGAGGTCGATACCGAAGACATCGCCAAGGTTTCGGTCGGCATGCCGGTGAAAGTGACTTCCGCGGCGTATCCATCGCAAGAATTCGACGGACGAGTCGAGTCCATCATGGCCTCCGGCGAACTCAAGCCGGGGTCAGCGATTCGAACGCGTATCGTCCGCGTCAGAGTTTCTCTCGACGGCGGGTGGGATCGGTTCCGTCCCGAGATGGAGTTGGATGTTGAAGGTATCGCCACTCTGAGAAAGGTTCTCGTTGTGCCGAGCGATGCGCTTTTGTACGAAAACGGCGACGCCTACGTTTGGCGAATCGAGAGACAAACGGCCTCGAAGCGCAAGGTCAAGGTCGGTTACGCATCGGCGACGGAATCCGAAATCGTCAAAGGACTGGCCGTCGGTGATTTGGTTGTGGTGAAAGGCAAAGACGAAGTGACCGTAGGAGCCAAGGTCCACCAGAGCGGCGAGCATGGCAAGTAGCCCCGAAAGGATCGTCGAACTCGACCACGTCTCCAAGGTCTATCCGATGGGGGAGGTGCAGGTGACGGCCCTCTCTGATGCCAGCTTATCGGTTGCCGCGGGAGAATTTGTGGTGATCCTCGGTCCCAGCGGTTGCGGCAAAAGCACGATGATGAATATCATCGGCGGGCTGGACTCTCCAACTTCCGGCGTGGTGAAAGTGGCGGGAGAGGACATCACCCTATACACAGAAGTCGAACTGACAAACTATCGTCGCAACCGCGTCGGCTTCATCTTTCAGTTCTTTAATCTGGTGACGACGCTTACAGTTCGAGAGAATGTTCAACTGGTGGCGGAGATGAGCCGCCATCCACGCGACGTCGATGAGGTTATCGAGGCCGTTGGGCTCGCTGATCGCGCGAGTCACTTCCCTTCAGAACTCAGCGGAGGACAGCAGCAGCGCACGGCCATTGCGAGGGCGCTGGTGAAAAATGCCCCTCTGCTGCTTTGCGATGAACCGACAGGCGAACTGGACTCCGAAACCGGGCGCTTGGTTTTGGCCCTGTTACACCAGATCACCCACGACCATGGCCAGACCGTGATGATGGTGACGCACAACGCGACGATTTCGAGAATTGCCGACCGAATCCTAAGGCTCCGCAACGGACGAATTGTTGCTGACGAGACAAACCCTGACCCCATTTCGCCGGATCAGTTGGAATGGTAGGTATGAGCATCCTCACCCGTAAACTCGTTCGGGATTGGATCGCTTCGGGCTGGCAATACATTGCCATTACCGTCACCGTCATGCTGGGGATTACGTTCTTCAACGCCGCCTATTCGGCCTACGTAAACCTCGATTCATCGTACAGCGGATCATATAGGCAGCTTCGATTCGAGGACTTCGGGGTGTCTTTCAATGCCGCACCGCGTCGAGTGGCCGAGAGGATTCAAAAGGTTCCTGGCGTTGCTGCGGTCGAAGCCCGTTTGGTTGAGGACGTTGGTTTGGAGCTACCAAACAGAGGGAACCTGAAACTCGTCGGGCGGCTGATCTCTGTTCCAGTAGGACGGCCAGCCGCGGTCGACGACTTAAAACTTGTCGAAGGGCGAAAGCTCATCAAAGCAACGGCCCGAGAGATTCTGCTTGAAGCCGCCTTTGCTAAATACCACAAGCTCGTTCCCGGAGACTTCGTAGTGGCGGTTCGTGGCGCTAGCCGTGTCAAGCTCCAGGTGGCAGGAATTGTTCAGAGTCCGGAGTATCTGTACGTCGTTCGGAGCAAGCAGGAACTCATGGCGATGCCAAGCACCTTTGGCGTCATGTTTGTCTCCGAAGACGTCTTGGGGCCGCTCGTCGAAAAGTCTGGCGAAGTGGACGAAGTCAAGGTCCGCATCGCCAAGGACGCCGACCTAAAGGCAACGATGAGGCGGACCAAAGAAGCTCTGCACATCTATAAGCCCGAGGACCCGGTTTCGTACAAAGACCAACCCGGCTACCAAATGCTTCAGCAGGATCTATCGGGATTTCAAGCCTACGCCACCCTTTTCCCCGCCTTTTTCCTCGGTGTCGCCTTCCTTTCCGTGTACACGCTGATGATGCGGATGGTGAGCCAGCAACGAACCGCGATTGGTCTGCTGAGAAGTCTGGGTCTTTCCCGCTGGGAAGTCCTATGGCATTACCTCAGCGGCGCCTTGGTCCTTGGCGTCGTAGCAAGTCTCCTTGGAGACCTCGCCGGAATCTGGTTCGCCCAATGGATATCCCATTTGTATATGAGGATGCTTCAGGTTCCATTTAAGGAGATCATTCCTCGTTACGATGTGCTTGGTGTAGGGCTCATCGTCGGGGTGGTGACTTGCGGATTGGCCGGAGTCTTTCCGTCACTGGCTGCGGCGAGGATTCGACCGGCTGAGGCAATGCGTCCAGAGATACCCACTTTCGGAGCTAGCTCGTTGATGCTCGATCGGCTCTTGCCTTCCGTTCGCCTGCTGTGGCGGATTCCGCTTCGAAACGTCTTTCGACAGCCGAAGCGGACGCTTTCAACGCTCTTCGGGATTGTTGCCGGGATGGCCCTGATGATGACGGCCAAGGGACTGCTTGATTCCAGCGAGACGGCGATGGACCAAATCGTTTCGGGTTCTTACCACTATGACCTACGTGTCGATTTCATCCGTTATCAGTCCAACGACGTGGTCGAGCGAGTGCGAAGCTGGCCCGGAGTTCGGTACGCCGAAGGGGCTCTTGAGCTTCCATTAGAGATTCGTCACGGAACCAAGACCTACTCGGCTATGGTGTCCGGGCTTCCCGATGGCCAGCGGCTACGCAGTTTGGTTGATTTTGACGGACAGGCAATTTCGGTTCCGGTTGAGGGGGCGATCTTCGGTCCCACCCTCCGAAAAAGGCTGAACCTGGAGTTGGGCGACCAAGTCGACTTGTCATTGCCGGAACAACTGACTGCGGAAAAGTCTTCTCACCGAACCATTCGTGTAGCTGGGTTTAACGACGAAGCGATGGGCACGGTCATGTACTGCCGAAGAGACTCGGTGGAGCGTATGTTCCGTCGCGACCTAGAACTGCCACCCAATGCGATAACTGGAATCGCACTCGTGTGCGACCCATCTTATCAACAGGTTGTGAAGCAGCGACTGGAGAATCTATCCGACGCCGGGTCGGTTCTGTCTCGCGCCGATATCTCCATTCTTGTTCACGACATGATGAAGACGATGCGCATCTTCGTTTGGATCATGGAAATCTTTGGCGTTTTCCTAGCATTTGCAGTGATCTTCAACATGGTGTCGATCAATGTTCTCGAGCGTTCGACCGAAGTGGCGACCCTTCGGACGATAGGGGTGAGCCGTAGCCAAATTAGTTGGCTGATTACGATTGAGAATTTGGCGGTAAGTCTGCTTGGCATGGCGATCGGGCTACCATTTGGGCGCTGGTTCGTTGGGGCATTCTGGCGGGCTTCGCAGAGCCCCGAGCAGGAAGACTTGTTCAGCTTCAAGATTGCCATCCACTCGTCAACCTACTTGTGGACTTGCATTGCTGTACTGGTCGTTGCAGTTGTTTCGACGGTCCCCTCTCTCCTCCGACTGAATCGAATGGATCTTGCCAAGTCGACCAAGGAGAGGGCCGCCGGATGAACCAACTCGAATTCGGATGTCGGCGAACAACGTACAATAGAAGGACTATGTCAACTTTGGAGCGCGCCATCAAGGCTCATCCAAGAAACCCCGGAACGCCGCTAAACCTCGACCATGTCGAGGGATTGACGGTTAACCGAAGCGCGGTGGAGCGCCGTGCCGCCACCCTTGGCGGGCGTCGAACCGTGAAGAAGGATTGGCAGGCGGCTTGGCTCCTGCAAGCCATTCGCTGTATCGACCTCACGACCCTGAGTGGCGACGACACGCCAGGCAATGTGCATCGACTTTGCGCCAAAGCTCGGCAACCGGTCCGTCAGGACCTTCTGGATGCCCTTGGCGTGTCGGGGATCACCACCGGAGCCGTATGTGTGTACCACCAATACGTTGAAGAGTGCGTCAAGAACCTCTCCGGGACCGGAATCCCCGTTGCCGCCGTTTCGACCGGCTTCCCGGCTGGACTTTCACCGTTGCGCGAGCGCATCCACGAAATTCAGGCAAGCGTGGCGGCTGGCGCTCATGAAATCGACATCGTCATCACTCGCGCCCACGTGTTGCGCGGCGACTGGCAGGCGCTCTACGACGAGATGCAGATGTTTCGTGAGGCGTGCGGTGAAGCCCACGTGAAGGCGATTCTGGCGACCGGTGAACTTGGAACACTGACAAACGTTGCCAAGGCAAGCATGGTCTGCATGATGGCCGGAGCCGACTTCATCAAGACATCGACCGGCAAGGAGCCGGTCAACGCCACGATTCCCTATGGCTTGGTGATGGACCGCATGATCCGCGAGTACCACGCCGACACCGGCTACAAAGTCGGCTTCAAGCCGGCCGGAGGTATTCGAACCGCCAAGCAAGCTCTCGACTTCCTGATTCTGATGAAAGAGGAACTGGGCGACGAATGGCTCCAACCGAACCTGTTCCGACTAGGCGCGAGCACCCTACTTTCCGATATCGAGCGCCAACTCGAGCACTTCATCACCGGTCGATACTCGGCGTTCAACCGCCACCCGATGGCATAACCCCATGAGCAAAGTCGCAGAAATCTTAGCAACAATGGACTACGGTCCCGCGCCGGAAGCGGCGAACCTCGCCAACGAGTGGCTGGAGGCGCATGGACGGAAGTTCGGTCTGTTCATCGACGGAAAATGGCGAAATGCCGATTCTCATTTCGACACTTTTTCGCCCAGTTCTGGCCAAAAGATCGCCCAAATTGGACAAGCTTCGGCTTCCGATATCGACGCGGCGGTAAAAGCGGCGGCGAAAGCACAGAAGGCTTGGATGGAAATCGGGGCCACTGCCAGAGCCAAGTATTTGTACGCGTTGGCACGCCAGGTGCAGAAACACTCCCGGCTTTTTGCGGTTTTGGAATCTTTGGACAATGGGAAACCGATCCGCGAGACCCGCGACATCGATATCCCGCTCGTCGCTCGACACTTCTACTACCACGCGGGCTGGGCAAAGGTGATGGAGACCGAATTCCCCGACTACGAGCCGGTCGGCGTGTGCGGACAGATCATCCCTTGGAACTTCCCGCTCCTGATGTTGTCGTGGAAGATTGCGCCCGCCTTGGCGATGGGCAATGCTGTCATCCTCAAACCAGCCGAGTTCACTTCATTAACGGCCCTTCTTTTTGCCGAAATATGTGAGACGGTCGGACTGCCGAAGGGTGTGGTCAACATCGTGACCGGTGATGGAGAAGCAGGCGCGGCGATCGTCGAGCATCCGGGAATTCAGAAGATCGCCTTTACTGGCTCGACTGAAGTCGGCAAGATCATCCGACGTGCGACGGCGGCAACGGATAAGAAACTCTCACTTGAGTTGGGCGGCAAATCGCCTTTCATCGTATTCGAAGATGCCGATCTCGATTCGGTCGTCGAAGGCGTGGTCGATGCGATTTGGTTCAATCAGGGGCAGGTCTGTTGCGCCGGTTCGCGACTTCTGGTGCAAGAAGGCGTTGCCGAAAAGCTGTACGGCAAGATTCGACGTCGAATGGAGACGCTCCGCATCGGTGACCCGCTTGACAAGGCTGTCGATATTGGAGCTATTGTCGACAAGGTCCAACTTGACCGCATAGACAGTTTGGTCAAGGAAGGCGTGCAGGAAGGAGCCACGATCTATCAACCCGAATGCGCCTTCCCGGCAGGTGGATGGTTCTACCCACCGACCTTGTTGACGAATGTTGAACCCGCCAGCGCGGTCGCTCAGGTTGAAATCTTCGGCCCGGTCCTGGTCGCCATGACGTTCCGAACGCCAGCCGAAGCCGTCGCCTTAGCCAACAACACGGTGTACGGACTGGCCAGCTCGGTTTGGACTCAAAACCTCGATGTCGCCCACGATATCGCCGCTAAGGTGAAGGCAGGAACGGTGTGGATCAACTGCACCAACCAGTTCGACGCCAGCGCCGGATTCGGTGGCTACCGCGAAAGCGGTTATGGTCGAGAAGGTGGTCGCGAAGGTCTTTTTGAATATCTGAAGCCAAAGCTGGAGACGGTCAAACCGACTGCGATGCCAACTGTGAAGCCCCAAGAACGAACGAGCGGCATCGACAAGACGCACAAGCTCTACGTTGGCGGCAAACAAGCGCGACCTGATTCGGGCTATTCGCTGACCCTGCAAACGACCGAAGGTCCGGTCGAGATTGGACGGGGCAACCGCAAGGATATCCGCAATGCGGTCGAAGCCGCTGACGTTGCGTATCTGGCATGGTCGGCCGCCACCGCCTTCAATCGGTCGCAGGTTCTGTATTACTTCGCCGAGAATTTTGAAGCAGCCAAGAGCCAGATCGTCGAAGCGCTAACGACGATGGGAGCCACACCCAAGGCCGCCACCGCCGAATTCGAAGCGAGCCTGGACCGGATTCTCCATTACGCAGCTATGGCCGACAAGTTCGAGGCGGAAACCCATCAAGCCCCGTCGCGATCGCTGATCTACACTCGCAAGGAGGCGATTGGCCCGGTTGCCGTCGTCGCTCCCGCCGACTCCCCGTTGCTCGGCTTTCTTTCCGGCTGCCTGCCGCTCATCGCGATGGGCAACTCGGTGATTTCAGTCCCGAGCTACGCCAACCCGCTCCCCGCGCTGGAACTCTATCGCATCATCGAAGCGAGCGACTTTCCCGCCGGAGTCTGGAACATCATCACGGGCACGCCGGAGGAATTGGAAAAGACGTTGGCCGACCACGACGGAATCCAGGCCATCTGGCATTTCGGATCGAAGGAAGGCGGCGAAATGGCTCAGCGATCATCGGCTGGGAACCTCAAACAGACTTGGTGCCAACTTGGAAAGTCGTTGAACTGGAACGCGACGCCGTCGCGAGAGTTTTTGCGCCGAGCAACCCAGATCAAGAACGTCTGGGTGCCCTACGGCGCCTAAGCCTTAGCCTTTGCCGTCAGGTAAAGGCTAAGCCCCACTCCGCTCACGAGGGCCAGGCCGCCGCCGAAGACCAGCATCGCTTCGGGCGAGACTTTCGCCCAAATTGCACCGGCCAGCAGGTTACCAACGAGCGTCACCAATCCCACGATGAAGTAGTGAGCGCCAATGAGCGTCCCCTTCGGAATCTCGACGCCCTGTTGAACCAAAAACGCCTTCGAGACGCCGTCGGTAGCGGCAACCGCAACTCCGTAGAGTGCGAATACTGGCACCATTCCCCAACCAAACGAACGCGACAAAAGCATGTAGCAGACCCCGAACAATGCCCATCCCACCAGCAGAACTCGACCCGAGCCGATTTTGTCCGAAATGGACCCCAAGGGGGATGAACTGATGGCGTACGCCAAATTGAACAAGGCGTAAAGGAGCGTGACCTGATAGGGAGCCGCCCCGTTGGCCCCTGCGTACAAAAGTAAGTAGGTGTCGCTACTGTTGGCCAGCCCGAAAAGGGCGAGGACACCTAGCAGGATCCATATCCGTTTTGGGAGATGAAGGTCAAATTTGAGTGCCGAGGTTGGCGACACCGCTTTGTGATGATCAGCGTCGCGAACCAAGAAGGTGATGGCCACCGCGATCAGGCCCGGAAAGGCGGTTAGCAGGAGAATCGTTCGTAACGCGTCCGGGAACCGCCAAACAATCGCGGCTCCGATCGACACGCCGCAAAAGGCCCCCGCGGTATCCATCATGCGATGAAATCCGAACGCCCGTCCCGACTGCGCGGGTTCGACCGAGTCGGCGATCAGCGCGTCGCGAGACGACGTTCGAATGCCCTTTCCGACTCGGTCGGCAAGGCGACACACGAGCACAAACGGCCACGATGCCGCCAATCCGACCAGTGGCTTAGCTACTACACTAATGCCGTAACCCCACCGGATGTACGGGGTTCGGCGTCCCAAGCGGTCGCTTCGAATGCCTGACCAAAGCCGAAGAACCGCAATCACCAAACCGGCAAGTCCCTCGATCAGACCGAGGGTCCAACTCGGCGCTTTGAGGGTTCCCACGATGAAACGTGGCAAAATAGGATACGCCAGCTCGGAAGACACGTCCGCCCAAAAGCTGATCCATCCTAGCGTTCTCACGGTCGGGGGTATCGCGCTTGCGGGCATGTAACGAGTGTATCCAAGCGGCGGCAAGGCAGTTGGCGTGTACGTTCCAAACTATGTTCCCGAACCGGAAGAGATTCCCGGCAACCTCACCAAGGAGCCGTACGCCCGGCGGGTTCAATATATCCGTCATGTTCTTTACAAATTCATCGGCTCAGTAGCAATGATCGTCGGCGTGGGCCTCTTAGTGCCGCGGAATCTTCCGGTTTGGCCGATCACGGGCTTCATGCTGATCGTCTTGCTCCTGGTCAGTGGAATTCGGACGGTCCTGCGGGGCACCAACCTGGAACCGAAGTTGACGACGTGGTGTCTGCCTATCGTGGTGGTGGCTGTGGCTGTCACGTCGCGTGCTTGGACTGCCGCCGCCTTTCCCGCGTGGTCCATCCTTGCAGGGATCGCTTGCTTCGGCATTTACGCCGCCATCTGCGGGCGTGACTTCAGCTTTGTCGGGGGATACGCCTTATCGATCATTGCTTCGAGCGTATTCATCGCAGGCGTGATGGTGGAGGAAGGGATGTCGAGTCAGCGAAGCACTGAGGCGCTGTTGTGGAATGCCTTTGGGTTGTTCTATTTGGTGTACGACCTGGCCGCCATGCTGTCGCGGCGAAAGCGGAACGAGAGTTGGGCATCGGTGGTCGATCTCTACCGCGATATCTTCAACTTCGTCGGCTATTTTCCGCGAGTGGTCATCCACTGGAATCGGCACCGAATTCTCAACGATTTGAATATAGAGAACCCTTTCCGAAGTTGAACCTTATTACTAGAATTCT
It encodes the following:
- a CDS encoding aldehyde dehydrogenase family protein — translated: MDYGPAPEAANLANEWLEAHGRKFGLFIDGKWRNADSHFDTFSPSSGQKIAQIGQASASDIDAAVKAAAKAQKAWMEIGATARAKYLYALARQVQKHSRLFAVLESLDNGKPIRETRDIDIPLVARHFYYHAGWAKVMETEFPDYEPVGVCGQIIPWNFPLLMLSWKIAPALAMGNAVILKPAEFTSLTALLFAEICETVGLPKGVVNIVTGDGEAGAAIVEHPGIQKIAFTGSTEVGKIIRRATAATDKKLSLELGGKSPFIVFEDADLDSVVEGVVDAIWFNQGQVCCAGSRLLVQEGVAEKLYGKIRRRMETLRIGDPLDKAVDIGAIVDKVQLDRIDSLVKEGVQEGATIYQPECAFPAGGWFYPPTLLTNVEPASAVAQVEIFGPVLVAMTFRTPAEAVALANNTVYGLASSVWTQNLDVAHDIAAKVKAGTVWINCTNQFDASAGFGGYRESGYGREGGREGLFEYLKPKLETVKPTAMPTVKPQERTSGIDKTHKLYVGGKQARPDSGYSLTLQTTEGPVEIGRGNRKDIRNAVEAADVAYLAWSAATAFNRSQVLYYFAENFEAAKSQIVEALTTMGATPKAATAEFEASLDRILHYAAMADKFEAETHQAPSRSLIYTRKEAIGPVAVVAPADSPLLGFLSGCLPLIAMGNSVISVPSYANPLPALELYRIIEASDFPAGVWNIITGTPEELEKTLADHDGIQAIWHFGSKEGGEMAQRSSAGNLKQTWCQLGKSLNWNATPSREFLRRATQIKNVWVPYGA
- a CDS encoding efflux RND transporter periplasmic adaptor subunit; protein product: MVELDSAKKGGTVDAGRISPKRRPKYWLWLAMIASIGIAGWFLVDGLNRSVEVSAATAQEKPITGSFTAEAFVRAKTYSVVPEVSARVGRILVSEGQQVRKGEVVAELDKSDVDEEIAKAEAARASAQSQVRQATAEWKLADRESKAAIESAQARVHQAETGLRRAKVGALPEEISQAKHRVEAAQVAVDDAEKAYHRASILYKQGAVAKAVFDSAEARLKASQSQLAEVKDGLMLLERGPRSEDIDIAEAGLKSAQAELKSVVQSAGQVSIRHDAVDAANAQLRQVEADLARVRLARGKLTLYSPATGTVTRRNLEPGMMAAAGQAVATVSTREDIHIEAEVDTEDIAKVSVGMPVKVTSAAYPSQEFDGRVESIMASGELKPGSAIRTRIVRVRVSLDGGWDRFRPEMELDVEGIATLRKVLVVPSDALLYENGDAYVWRIERQTASKRKVKVGYASATESEIVKGLAVGDLVVVKGKDEVTVGAKVHQSGEHGK
- a CDS encoding ATP-binding cassette domain-containing protein; the encoded protein is MASSPERIVELDHVSKVYPMGEVQVTALSDASLSVAAGEFVVILGPSGCGKSTMMNIIGGLDSPTSGVVKVAGEDITLYTEVELTNYRRNRVGFIFQFFNLVTTLTVRENVQLVAEMSRHPRDVDEVIEAVGLADRASHFPSELSGGQQQRTAIARALVKNAPLLLCDEPTGELDSETGRLVLALLHQITHDHGQTVMMVTHNATISRIADRILRLRNGRIVADETNPDPISPDQLEW
- a CDS encoding FtsX-like permease family protein; this encodes MVGMSILTRKLVRDWIASGWQYIAITVTVMLGITFFNAAYSAYVNLDSSYSGSYRQLRFEDFGVSFNAAPRRVAERIQKVPGVAAVEARLVEDVGLELPNRGNLKLVGRLISVPVGRPAAVDDLKLVEGRKLIKATAREILLEAAFAKYHKLVPGDFVVAVRGASRVKLQVAGIVQSPEYLYVVRSKQELMAMPSTFGVMFVSEDVLGPLVEKSGEVDEVKVRIAKDADLKATMRRTKEALHIYKPEDPVSYKDQPGYQMLQQDLSGFQAYATLFPAFFLGVAFLSVYTLMMRMVSQQRTAIGLLRSLGLSRWEVLWHYLSGALVLGVVASLLGDLAGIWFAQWISHLYMRMLQVPFKEIIPRYDVLGVGLIVGVVTCGLAGVFPSLAAARIRPAEAMRPEIPTFGASSLMLDRLLPSVRLLWRIPLRNVFRQPKRTLSTLFGIVAGMALMMTAKGLLDSSETAMDQIVSGSYHYDLRVDFIRYQSNDVVERVRSWPGVRYAEGALELPLEIRHGTKTYSAMVSGLPDGQRLRSLVDFDGQAISVPVEGAIFGPTLRKRLNLELGDQVDLSLPEQLTAEKSSHRTIRVAGFNDEAMGTVMYCRRDSVERMFRRDLELPPNAITGIALVCDPSYQQVVKQRLENLSDAGSVLSRADISILVHDMMKTMRIFVWIMEIFGVFLAFAVIFNMVSINVLERSTEVATLRTIGVSRSQISWLITIENLAVSLLGMAIGLPFGRWFVGAFWRASQSPEQEDLFSFKIAIHSSTYLWTCIAVLVVAVVSTVPSLLRLNRMDLAKSTKERAAG
- the deoC gene encoding deoxyribose-phosphate aldolase, producing the protein MSTLERAIKAHPRNPGTPLNLDHVEGLTVNRSAVERRAATLGGRRTVKKDWQAAWLLQAIRCIDLTTLSGDDTPGNVHRLCAKARQPVRQDLLDALGVSGITTGAVCVYHQYVEECVKNLSGTGIPVAAVSTGFPAGLSPLRERIHEIQASVAAGAHEIDIVITRAHVLRGDWQALYDEMQMFREACGEAHVKAILATGELGTLTNVAKASMVCMMAGADFIKTSTGKEPVNATIPYGLVMDRMIREYHADTGYKVGFKPAGGIRTAKQALDFLILMKEELGDEWLQPNLFRLGASTLLSDIERQLEHFITGRYSAFNRHPMA
- a CDS encoding MFS transporter, with protein sequence MPASAIPPTVRTLGWISFWADVSSELAYPILPRFIVGTLKAPSWTLGLIEGLAGLVIAVLRLWSGIRSDRLGRRTPYIRWGYGISVVAKPLVGLAASWPFVLVCRLADRVGKGIRTSSRDALIADSVEPAQSGRAFGFHRMMDTAGAFCGVSIGAAIVWRFPDALRTILLLTAFPGLIAVAITFLVRDADHHKAVSPTSALKFDLHLPKRIWILLGVLALFGLANSSDTYLLLYAGANGAAPYQVTLLYALFNLAYAISSSPLGSISDKIGSGRVLLVGWALFGVCYMLLSRSFGWGMVPVFALYGVAVAATDGVSKAFLVQQGVEIPKGTLIGAHYFIVGLVTLVGNLLAGAIWAKVSPEAMLVFGGGLALVSGVGLSLYLTAKAKA